Proteins encoded together in one Streptomyces sp. NBC_01216 window:
- a CDS encoding VOC family protein — MNWTLEVVPVPVTDMDRAKDFYGDKCGFKIDLDDEVAPGMRIVQATPPGSRCSIAMLSGMPEVPGAKSTAPGGLHGLQLCVTDIEAARAELLDRGVDVSPIRHVGATGWEEGKGDTWNSFMSFEDPDGNSWVVQEAPSELSER; from the coding sequence ATGAACTGGACGCTGGAAGTCGTCCCCGTGCCCGTCACCGACATGGACCGGGCCAAGGATTTCTACGGCGACAAGTGCGGCTTCAAGATCGATCTCGACGACGAGGTGGCACCCGGGATGCGGATCGTGCAGGCGACCCCGCCGGGCTCGCGCTGTTCGATCGCGATGCTGTCCGGGATGCCCGAGGTCCCGGGTGCGAAGAGCACCGCGCCGGGCGGCCTCCACGGCCTCCAACTGTGTGTCACGGACATCGAGGCCGCGCGCGCCGAACTCCTCGACCGAGGCGTGGACGTCTCCCCGATCCGCCACGTGGGTGCGACGGGCTGGGAGGAGGGCAAGGGCGACACCTGGAACTCGTTCATGTCCTTCGAGGACCCCGACGGCAACAGCTGGGTGGTCCAGGAAGCGCCCTCGGAGCTGTCGGAGCGCTGA
- the glnA gene encoding type I glutamate--ammonia ligase — protein MDKQQEFVLRTLEERDIRFVRLWFTDVLGFLKSVAVAPAELEQAFDEGIGFDGSAIEGFARVYESDMIAKPDPGTFQILPWRAEAPGTARMFCDILMPDGSPSFADPRFVLKRMLAKTSDLGFTFYTHPEIEFFLLKDKPLDGSSPTPADNSGYFDHTPQNVGMDFRRQAITMLESMGISVEFSHHEGAPGQQEIDLRYADALSTADNIMTFRLVMKQVALEQGVQATFMPKPFSQYPGSGMHTHLSLFEGDRNAFYESGAEYQLSKVGRSFIAGLLKHAAEISAVTNQWVNSYKRIWGGSARSAGAGGEAPSYICWGHNNRSALIRVPMYKPGKTGSARVEVRSIDSGANPYLTYAVLLAAGLKGIEEGYELPAGADDDVWALSDAERRAMGIEPLPQNLGEAISLMERSELVAETLGEHVFDFFLRNKKQEWEEYRSEVTAFELRKNLPVL, from the coding sequence ATGGACAAGCAGCAGGAATTCGTGCTCCGCACGCTCGAGGAGCGCGACATCCGGTTCGTGCGCCTGTGGTTCACCGATGTCCTCGGCTTCCTGAAGTCGGTGGCCGTGGCGCCCGCCGAGCTTGAGCAGGCGTTCGACGAAGGCATCGGCTTCGACGGGTCCGCCATCGAGGGCTTCGCCCGTGTATACGAATCCGACATGATCGCCAAGCCGGATCCGGGCACCTTCCAGATCCTTCCCTGGCGCGCGGAGGCCCCCGGGACGGCCCGGATGTTCTGCGACATCCTGATGCCTGACGGATCGCCGTCCTTCGCCGACCCCCGTTTCGTGCTGAAGCGGATGCTGGCCAAGACCTCCGATCTGGGTTTCACCTTCTACACCCACCCCGAGATCGAGTTCTTCCTGCTGAAGGACAAGCCGCTCGACGGCTCCAGCCCCACACCCGCCGACAACTCCGGCTACTTCGACCACACGCCGCAGAACGTGGGCATGGACTTCCGCCGCCAGGCGATCACCATGCTGGAGTCGATGGGCATCTCGGTGGAGTTCTCGCACCACGAGGGCGCGCCGGGCCAGCAGGAGATCGACCTGCGCTACGCGGACGCGCTGTCCACCGCCGACAACATCATGACCTTCCGCCTGGTCATGAAGCAGGTCGCGCTGGAGCAGGGCGTGCAGGCGACGTTCATGCCCAAGCCGTTCTCGCAGTACCCGGGTTCGGGCATGCACACCCACCTCTCCCTCTTCGAGGGCGACCGCAACGCCTTCTACGAGTCGGGCGCGGAGTACCAGCTCTCCAAGGTCGGCCGCTCCTTCATCGCGGGCCTGCTCAAGCACGCCGCCGAGATCTCGGCCGTCACCAACCAGTGGGTCAACTCCTACAAGCGCATCTGGGGCGGCTCCGCCCGCAGCGCGGGCGCGGGCGGCGAGGCCCCCTCGTACATCTGCTGGGGCCACAACAACCGCTCGGCACTCATCCGCGTCCCGATGTACAAGCCCGGCAAGACCGGCTCCGCCCGCGTCGAGGTCCGCTCGATCGACTCCGGCGCGAACCCGTACCTGACCTACGCGGTGCTGCTCGCGGCCGGCCTGAAGGGCATCGAGGAGGGCTACGAACTCCCGGCGGGCGCGGACGACGACGTCTGGGCCCTCTCCGACGCCGAACGCCGCGCGATGGGCATCGAACCGCTGCCGCAGAACCTGGGCGAGGCGATCTCCCTCATGGAGCGGAGCGAACTCGTCGCCGAGACGCTGGGCGAGCACGTCTTCGACTTCTTCCTGCGCAACAAGAAGCAGGAGTGGGAGGAGTACCGCTCCGAGGTCACCGCCTTCGAGCTGCGGAAGAACCTGCCGGTGCTGTAA
- a CDS encoding GNAT family N-acetyltransferase: protein MKTDEGRAPLRTERLLLRLLTPAEAERIVNGTPGAEDRWGRGYPSDGDVAGAAGFLRMRAEHGDPGVFGAYEIRRRADGEAVGGIGFHGPPDSERFVTVGYGLSVPARGRGFAREALGALVRFAREAGVAGVKGDADLDNIPSRRVMEAAGMSCVGEDERVRYYRLAFTPGG from the coding sequence GTGAAGACCGACGAGGGCCGTGCGCCCCTCAGGACCGAGCGACTGCTGCTGCGCCTTCTGACGCCCGCCGAGGCGGAGCGGATCGTCAACGGGACCCCCGGTGCCGAGGACCGGTGGGGGAGGGGTTATCCGTCGGACGGGGATGTGGCCGGGGCCGCCGGATTCCTGCGGATGCGGGCGGAGCACGGCGATCCCGGGGTGTTCGGGGCCTACGAGATACGGCGGCGCGCGGACGGGGAGGCCGTCGGAGGGATCGGTTTCCACGGACCGCCCGACTCCGAGCGGTTCGTGACGGTGGGCTACGGACTGAGCGTTCCGGCCCGGGGCCGGGGCTTCGCACGCGAGGCGCTGGGCGCCCTGGTCCGGTTCGCCCGCGAGGCCGGTGTCGCCGGAGTGAAGGGCGACGCCGACCTCGACAACATCCCCTCGCGGCGGGTGATGGAGGCCGCCGGAATGTCGTGCGTGGGGGAGGACGAGCGGGTCCGGTACTACCGCCTCGCGTTCACTCCCGGCGGGTAG
- a CDS encoding bifunctional [glutamine synthetase] adenylyltransferase/[glutamine synthetase]-adenylyl-L-tyrosine phosphorylase yields MTVPGRRSSTFTRLLRHGFTDPSGAERLLDLPELAALRGDPVLLDALGATADPDLALRGLVRIVEAQPDEERQTLTSTLLAAKPFRDRLLGVLGTSEALGDHLARHPHDWQALVTYEASDLHPGVAEFEQDLAEATDPVTLRIAYRRCLLAIAARDVCGTTDVAQTAAELADLATATLRAALAIARTAAPADAGLCRLAVIAMGKCGGHELNYVSDVDVIFVGEPVEGADEGQALQAATRLASHLMRICSETTVEGTIWPVDANLRPEGRNGPLVRTLTSHLAYYQRWAKTWEFQALLKARPVAGDPELGAEYVDAVSPLVWQAAERENFVADVQKMRRRVVDNIPAAQVERELKLGPGGLRDVEFAVQLLQLVHGRGDATLHSGTTLDALRALAAGGYVGRADAAQLDEAYRFLRAMEHRIQLHRLRRTHLVPEGDADLRRLGRSLGLRTDPVAELNKEWKRHASVVRRLHEKLFYRPLLDAVAQLTPGETRLSPKAAGQRLEALGYADPVSALRHLEALASGVTRKAAIQRTLLPVLLGWFADSADPDAGLLGFRKVSDALGKTPWYLRLLRDEGAAAENLARVLSAGRLAPDLLLRAPEAVAILGAPEGLKTRGREHLEQEVLAAVGRADGAEQGVAAARGVRRRELFRTAAADLIGSYGTEDSPREPDPGALVDRVGRAVTDLNAATIAGALRAAVRAEWGDTLPTRFAVIGMGRFGGHELGYGSDADVLFVHEPREGVDDQEAARAANRVVTEMRRLLQVPTADPPLLIDADLRPEGKSGPLVRTLKSYEAYYRRWSLVWESQALLRAEPMAGDMDLGRRFVELIDPLRYPAEGLGEDAIREIRRLKARMETERLPRGADPTLHAKLGRGGLSDVEWTVQLLQMCHGWAEPGLRTTRTREALAAAHAAGLIPVDEAQILDEAWVLATRVRNAVMLVRGRPGDTFPSDGRELGAVGRYLGYESGHVGEMVDDYRRITRRARAVVEERFYGA; encoded by the coding sequence ATGACGGTGCCGGGGCGCAGGAGCAGTACCTTCACACGGCTGCTGCGGCACGGGTTCACCGATCCGTCAGGGGCCGAACGGCTGCTGGACCTGCCCGAACTGGCCGCCCTGCGCGGCGACCCGGTACTCCTCGACGCGCTCGGCGCCACCGCGGACCCCGATCTCGCCCTGCGCGGCCTCGTCCGGATCGTCGAGGCCCAGCCCGACGAGGAGCGCCAGACGCTGACCTCCACGCTGCTCGCGGCCAAGCCGTTCCGGGACCGGCTCCTCGGCGTCCTCGGGACCTCCGAGGCCCTCGGCGACCACCTGGCCCGGCACCCCCACGACTGGCAGGCCCTGGTCACCTACGAGGCGTCCGACCTGCACCCCGGCGTCGCCGAGTTCGAACAGGACCTCGCCGAGGCGACCGATCCGGTCACGCTCCGGATCGCGTACCGGCGCTGTCTCCTGGCGATAGCGGCCCGCGACGTCTGCGGCACCACCGACGTCGCCCAGACCGCCGCGGAACTGGCCGATCTCGCCACCGCGACCCTGCGCGCCGCCCTCGCGATCGCCCGCACCGCGGCCCCCGCCGACGCGGGCCTGTGCCGGCTCGCCGTCATCGCGATGGGCAAGTGCGGCGGCCACGAGCTCAATTACGTGTCCGACGTCGACGTGATCTTCGTGGGCGAGCCCGTCGAGGGCGCCGACGAGGGTCAGGCGCTCCAGGCCGCGACCCGGCTCGCCTCCCACCTCATGAGGATCTGTTCCGAGACCACCGTCGAAGGCACCATCTGGCCCGTCGACGCCAACCTGCGCCCCGAGGGCCGCAACGGGCCGCTGGTGCGCACGCTCACCTCACATCTCGCCTACTACCAGCGCTGGGCCAAGACCTGGGAGTTCCAGGCCCTGCTCAAGGCCCGCCCCGTGGCCGGTGACCCGGAACTGGGCGCCGAGTACGTCGACGCCGTGTCCCCACTGGTCTGGCAGGCCGCCGAGCGGGAGAACTTCGTCGCCGACGTGCAGAAGATGCGCCGGCGGGTCGTCGACAACATTCCGGCCGCCCAGGTCGAACGCGAACTGAAGCTCGGCCCCGGCGGCCTCCGGGACGTCGAGTTCGCCGTGCAGCTCCTCCAGTTGGTGCACGGCCGGGGCGATGCCACGCTGCACAGCGGCACCACCCTGGACGCCCTCCGGGCGCTCGCGGCCGGCGGCTACGTCGGCCGCGCCGACGCCGCCCAGCTCGACGAGGCGTACCGCTTCCTGCGCGCCATGGAGCACCGCATCCAGCTGCACCGGCTGCGGCGGACCCATCTCGTGCCCGAGGGCGACGCGGACCTGCGCCGCCTCGGCCGTTCGCTCGGCCTGCGCACGGACCCGGTCGCCGAACTCAACAAGGAGTGGAAACGGCACGCCTCGGTCGTCCGGCGGCTGCACGAGAAGCTCTTCTACCGGCCGCTGCTGGACGCCGTCGCGCAGCTCACCCCAGGCGAGACCCGGCTCAGCCCCAAGGCCGCGGGCCAGCGCCTCGAGGCGCTCGGCTACGCCGATCCCGTCTCCGCCCTGCGGCACCTGGAGGCGCTGGCCTCGGGCGTGACCCGCAAGGCCGCGATCCAGCGGACGCTGCTGCCCGTGCTGCTCGGCTGGTTCGCCGACTCCGCAGACCCGGACGCCGGCCTGCTGGGCTTCCGAAAGGTCTCCGACGCGCTCGGGAAGACCCCCTGGTACCTGCGCCTGCTGCGCGACGAGGGGGCGGCGGCGGAGAACCTGGCCCGGGTCCTGTCCGCCGGGCGGCTCGCCCCCGACCTGCTGTTGCGCGCCCCGGAGGCGGTGGCGATCCTGGGCGCCCCGGAGGGCCTGAAGACGCGGGGCCGCGAGCATCTGGAGCAGGAGGTGCTGGCGGCGGTCGGCCGCGCCGACGGCGCCGAGCAGGGGGTGGCGGCGGCGCGCGGCGTGCGGCGCCGCGAGCTGTTCCGTACGGCCGCGGCCGACCTCATCGGTTCGTACGGGACCGAGGACAGCCCCCGCGAGCCCGATCCCGGCGCGCTCGTCGACCGGGTCGGCCGGGCCGTGACCGATCTCAACGCCGCCACGATCGCGGGCGCGCTCCGGGCGGCGGTCCGCGCCGAGTGGGGAGACACGCTGCCGACGCGGTTCGCGGTCATCGGCATGGGCCGCTTCGGCGGTCACGAGCTGGGCTACGGCTCCGACGCCGACGTCCTGTTCGTGCACGAGCCGCGCGAGGGCGTCGACGACCAGGAGGCGGCCCGGGCCGCGAACCGCGTGGTGACCGAGATGAGGCGCCTCCTGCAGGTGCCGACGGCCGACCCGCCGCTGCTCATCGACGCGGACCTGCGGCCGGAGGGCAAGAGCGGTCCGCTGGTCCGCACGTTGAAGTCGTACGAGGCCTACTACCGTCGCTGGTCACTGGTGTGGGAGAGCCAGGCGCTGCTGCGCGCCGAGCCGATGGCCGGCGACATGGACCTGGGGCGGCGGTTCGTCGAGCTGATCGATCCGCTGCGGTATCCGGCCGAGGGCCTGGGGGAGGACGCGATCCGCGAGATCCGCCGTCTCAAGGCACGGATGGAGACCGAGCGGCTGCCACGCGGCGCCGATCCCACCCTCCACGCGAAACTCGGCCGGGGCGGGCTGAGTGACGTCGAGTGGACGGTCCAGCTCCTCCAGATGTGCCACGGCTGGGCCGAGCCGGGCCTGCGCACCACCCGGACCCGGGAGGCGCTGGCCGCCGCCCACGCGGCGGGGCTGATTCCCGTGGACGAGGCCCAGATCCTGGACGAGGCGTGGGTCCTGGCGACCCGGGTCCGCAACGCCGTGATGCTGGTGCGCGGCCGGCCGGGGGACACCTTCCCCTCCGACGGGCGGGAGCTGGGCGCGGTCGGCCGCTACCTGGGCTACGAGTCCGGGCACGTGGGCGAGATGGTGGACGACTACCGGCGCATCACCC